The Streptomyces cathayae DNA segment GGTAGCCCCGTCGGAGCCTGGCGGAACTGTCCTGCGAGGGGTGCCCCGCAGGAACGTACTTTTTGCAATTCCCTTGCGGGAATTACCTACTTGGCCTTCTCGAGGATCTCGACGATGCGCCAGTGCTTCGTCGCGGACAGCGGCCGGGTCTCCATCAGGAGGACGCGGTCGCCGACGCCGGCAGCGTTCTGCTCGTCGTGGGCCTTGAGCTTGCTCGTGCTGCGGATGACCTTGCCGTACAGCCCGTGCTTCTTGCGGTCCTCGACGGCGACGACGACGGTCTTGTCCATCTTGTCGCTGACGACGATGCCCTCACGGCTCTTGCGGAAACCGCGAGCCTCGGTGTTCGTCTCAGTCACGTTGTTCTCGCTCATCAGGCGCTCTCCACCGTTTCGATGCCCAGCTCACGCTCGCGCATCAGGGTGTAGATCCGCGCGATGTCCTTGCGGACCGCCTTGAGACGGCCGTGGTTCTCGAGCTGTCCGGTCGCCGCCTGGAAACGGAGGTTGAACAGCTCTTCCTTGGCCTCGCGGAGCTTCGCCAGAAGCTCCTCGTTGCCCAGTTCGCGCAGCTCGGACGCCTTGGTACCGGCCGACATCACGCTTCACCTGCCTCGCGCTTGACGATCCGGCACTTCATCGGCAGCTTGTGGGCCGCACGGGTCAGCGCCTCAC contains these protein-coding regions:
- the rpsQ gene encoding 30S ribosomal protein S17, with the protein product MSENNVTETNTEARGFRKSREGIVVSDKMDKTVVVAVEDRKKHGLYGKVIRSTSKLKAHDEQNAAGVGDRVLLMETRPLSATKHWRIVEILEKAK
- the rpmC gene encoding 50S ribosomal protein L29, whose amino-acid sequence is MSAGTKASELRELGNEELLAKLREAKEELFNLRFQAATGQLENHGRLKAVRKDIARIYTLMRERELGIETVESA